In the genome of Rhodoferax fermentans, one region contains:
- the fnr gene encoding fumarate/nitrate reduction transcriptional regulator Fnr — translation MNYETIKIACANCNMRELCMPIGLTQDELNRIDEMIGSRRKVKRGETLFHNGERFTNLYAIRTGFFKTCITSEDGRDQVTGFQMAGEIIGMDGIVNDYHSCDAVALEDAEICAMPFAQIEALSREVNALQHHVHKIMSREIVREHGVMLLLGSMRAEERLAAFLLNLAQRLHSRGFSQSELILRMTREEIGSYLGLKLETISRTFSRFVEDGIVAVKQRHVHILNTSALQDIVNPK, via the coding sequence ATGAACTATGAGACCATCAAAATCGCTTGTGCCAACTGCAATATGCGCGAGCTGTGTATGCCCATTGGCCTGACCCAGGACGAACTCAATCGTATCGATGAAATGATTGGCTCCAGGCGCAAGGTCAAGCGTGGTGAGACCCTTTTTCATAACGGTGAACGCTTCACCAACCTGTATGCGATCCGCACCGGTTTTTTCAAGACGTGTATCACCTCTGAAGACGGGCGCGATCAGGTCACAGGTTTTCAGATGGCCGGGGAAATCATTGGCATGGATGGCATCGTCAACGACTACCACTCCTGCGATGCGGTGGCTCTGGAAGATGCCGAAATCTGCGCCATGCCCTTTGCCCAGATTGAAGCACTGTCAAGAGAGGTCAATGCCTTGCAGCACCACGTTCACAAAATCATGAGCCGTGAAATTGTGCGTGAACATGGTGTGATGCTGCTGCTAGGCAGCATGCGGGCCGAAGAACGTCTGGCAGCCTTTTTGCTGAACCTGGCGCAGCGTCTGCATTCACGCGGTTTTTCACAGTCGGAGTTGATCCTGCGAATGACCCGGGAAGAGATTGGCAGCTACCTGGGTCTCAAACTGGAAACCATCAGTCGAACCTTCTCGCGGTTTGTCGAGGACGGCATCGTCGCTGTCAAGCAGCGCCACGTGCACATCCTCAACACCAGCGCGCTGCAAGACATCGTCAACCCGAAGTAG
- a CDS encoding sulfite exporter TauE/SafE family protein, with protein sequence MQTALATTALFMGLAGGPHCIAMCGAACAGIGRAAGERQLSAMWVFQGGRVLGYAAMGALAAASMQGLGWMTVQSAALRPVWTLFHVAVLVLGLLLVWNAQQPIWLEQLGKKIWAKARSLVVSRGLSGTLALGVLWALLPCGLLYSALLVAGLSGHAVDGALVMALFALGTTVSMMLGPWLWLRLGRNSQGDWGVRLAGLALAGSAAWALWMAYAHDQAPWCLPPG encoded by the coding sequence ATGCAAACAGCCCTCGCCACCACCGCCTTGTTCATGGGACTCGCAGGCGGCCCCCACTGTATTGCCATGTGTGGCGCAGCTTGTGCCGGTATTGGGCGTGCTGCGGGTGAACGCCAGCTTTCGGCCATGTGGGTCTTTCAAGGTGGCAGGGTCCTTGGTTATGCGGCCATGGGCGCGCTCGCTGCCGCGTCAATGCAGGGCCTGGGCTGGATGACGGTGCAAAGCGCGGCCTTGCGGCCGGTCTGGACACTGTTCCATGTGGCAGTTCTTGTGCTGGGTCTGCTCTTGGTCTGGAACGCGCAGCAACCCATCTGGCTCGAACAACTGGGCAAAAAAATCTGGGCCAAGGCGCGCAGCCTGGTGGTCAGTCGGGGTTTGTCGGGCACCCTGGCTCTGGGGGTGTTGTGGGCTCTGTTGCCTTGTGGCCTGTTGTATTCGGCGCTGCTGGTGGCTGGTTTGTCAGGGCATGCGGTGGACGGTGCCCTGGTCATGGCCTTGTTTGCCCTGGGCACCACGGTGTCGATGATGCTCGGGCCCTGGTTGTGGCTGCGTTTGGGACGCAACAGCCAGGGGGATTGGGGTGTCAGGCTGGCTGGCCTGGCCCTGGCGGGTAGTGCGGCCTGGGCGCTGTGGATGGCCTACGCCCACGATCAGGCGCCTTGGTGTCTGCCTCCCGGATAG
- a CDS encoding HD domain-containing phosphohydrolase — translation MTYKVLIVDDAEINLILFEALLKRMGNCESRCFTNAVAGLACAKTEDFDLIIVDYMMPELNGMEFITAVRLTPGRQNIPVLMITANDQKQVRYQALEVGATDFLTKPVDKIEFMARVKNMLDLGASRKVLENRAAWLAEEVQKATAAIRERERETVLRLSKAAEYRDPETGAHILRMAHYSELIGRGLGLSDADCELLLEAAPMHDIGKVGIVDNILLKPGRLTPQEFEVMKQHAVIGHEILKGSASRVLQAGADIALGHHEKFDGSGYPAGLKGEAIPIFSRIVAVADVFDALVSNRPYKEAWSLERASAHIQAQAGSHFDPACVAMFFKHWDRILEIQQRFKDPD, via the coding sequence ATGACCTACAAGGTACTGATTGTTGACGATGCCGAAATCAACCTGATTTTGTTCGAGGCGCTGCTCAAACGCATGGGCAACTGCGAGAGTCGCTGTTTCACCAATGCCGTGGCCGGACTGGCCTGCGCCAAAACCGAAGACTTCGACCTGATCATTGTGGACTACATGATGCCGGAGCTCAACGGCATGGAGTTCATCACCGCAGTGCGGCTGACCCCCGGGCGGCAGAACATTCCGGTGTTGATGATCACCGCCAACGACCAAAAGCAGGTGCGTTACCAGGCGCTGGAGGTCGGTGCCACCGATTTTTTGACCAAGCCGGTGGACAAAATCGAATTCATGGCGCGTGTGAAGAACATGCTGGACCTGGGCGCCAGCCGCAAGGTGTTGGAGAACCGCGCCGCCTGGCTGGCCGAAGAGGTGCAAAAGGCCACCGCAGCGATCCGGGAGCGCGAGCGCGAAACCGTGCTGCGGCTGTCCAAGGCGGCCGAGTACCGCGACCCCGAAACCGGCGCCCATATCCTGCGCATGGCGCACTATTCCGAGTTGATTGGCCGGGGGCTGGGTTTGTCAGACGCCGACTGTGAGCTGCTGCTGGAGGCCGCGCCGATGCACGACATTGGCAAGGTGGGCATTGTTGACAACATTTTGCTCAAACCCGGGCGCCTGACTCCGCAGGAGTTCGAGGTCATGAAACAGCACGCTGTGATTGGCCATGAGATCCTCAAAGGCAGCGCCTCGCGGGTGTTGCAGGCGGGGGCGGACATCGCCCTGGGCCACCACGAAAAATTTGACGGCTCAGGTTACCCCGCTGGTCTCAAGGGGGAGGCCATCCCGATCTTCAGCCGCATCGTGGCCGTGGCGGATGTGTTTGACGCTTTGGTGTCGAATCGGCCCTACAAGGAGGCCTGGTCACTGGAGCGCGCCAGCGCCCACATCCAGGCCCAGGCAGGCAGCCACTTTGACCCGGCCTGTGTGGCCATGTTTTTTAAACACTGGGACCGTATACTGGAGATTCAGCAGCGTTTCAAAGACCCGGACTGA
- the hemN gene encoding oxygen-independent coproporphyrinogen III oxidase: protein MIESAAEPISEALIRQYDVSGPRYTSYPTADRFVEAFTAQDYALALEQRRSGAAALALPLSLYVHIPFCEALCYYCACNKIITKHHDRAAAYLRYLSREVDLHTQHMGLGQAVSQLHFGGGSPTFLSDAELRDLMALLRRSFKLLPGGEYSIEIDPRTIDNQRLDVLAELGFNRLSFGIQDFDPAVQKAVHRIQPAEQVFALVAAARERGFESVNADLIYGLPEQTPESFDRTLAQIVELRPERIALYAYAHLPERFKPQRRISSVEIPTAAAKVSMLARSMAAFMAAGYVYIGMDHFALPTDSLAIAKRQGRLHRNFQGYSTQPDCDMIGLGVSSIGRVGATYSQNAKTLEEYYDFLDQGQFPIVRGLALSRDDLVRRGVIMALMCQGQLSYESIESAYLIDFKQYFAKEMEVMQAQVEQGLVTLEESGIQVTTKGWFFVRAVAMVFDRYLQTDRTRTKFSKIL from the coding sequence ATGATCGAATCTGCAGCAGAACCCATCTCCGAAGCTTTGATCCGGCAGTACGATGTGTCCGGGCCCCGGTACACCTCCTACCCAACCGCTGATCGCTTCGTGGAGGCATTTACCGCTCAGGATTACGCTCTGGCGCTGGAACAGCGTCGCTCGGGTGCGGCTGCGTTGGCGCTGCCACTGTCTTTGTATGTGCACATCCCGTTTTGTGAGGCCTTGTGTTACTACTGTGCCTGCAACAAGATCATCACCAAACACCATGACCGGGCGGCGGCTTACCTGCGTTATCTGAGCCGGGAAGTCGACCTGCACACCCAACACATGGGTCTGGGGCAGGCCGTGTCACAACTGCATTTTGGTGGCGGTTCCCCCACCTTTTTGTCAGACGCCGAATTGCGTGACCTGATGGCCTTGTTGCGCCGCAGTTTCAAGCTGCTGCCGGGTGGTGAATATTCGATCGAGATCGACCCCCGCACCATCGACAACCAACGACTGGATGTGCTGGCTGAGCTCGGCTTTAACCGCCTGAGTTTTGGTATCCAGGACTTCGACCCGGCGGTACAAAAAGCGGTGCACCGCATCCAGCCCGCAGAGCAGGTGTTTGCGCTGGTGGCTGCAGCGCGCGAGCGCGGTTTTGAATCGGTCAATGCGGACCTGATCTACGGTCTGCCAGAACAGACCCCCGAGTCGTTTGACCGCACCCTGGCGCAGATTGTGGAACTGCGGCCTGAACGCATCGCTTTGTATGCCTATGCCCACTTGCCAGAACGCTTCAAGCCACAGCGCCGGATCTCCTCGGTCGAGATTCCAACGGCTGCCGCCAAGGTGTCGATGTTGGCCCGTTCGATGGCAGCCTTCATGGCGGCGGGTTATGTGTACATCGGTATGGACCACTTCGCTTTGCCCACTGACTCGCTTGCCATTGCCAAGCGCCAGGGGCGGCTGCATCGCAATTTCCAGGGGTACAGCACCCAGCCCGATTGCGACATGATTGGCCTGGGCGTATCGTCGATTGGTCGGGTGGGTGCCACCTACAGCCAAAACGCCAAGACGCTGGAAGAGTATTACGACTTCCTCGACCAGGGGCAGTTCCCGATTGTGCGGGGTCTGGCGCTGTCGCGTGACGACCTGGTACGCCGGGGTGTCATCATGGCGCTGATGTGCCAGGGGCAACTCTCCTACGAGTCCATTGAGTCGGCCTATCTGATTGATTTCAAACAGTATTTCGCCAAGGAAATGGAAGTGATGCAGGCCCAGGTGGAGCAGGGCCTGGTGACACTGGAGGAATCCGGTATCCAGGTGACCACCAAGGGCTGGTTCTTTGTTCGGGCGGTGGCCATGGTGTTTGACCGCTATTTGCAAACTGACCGTACACGCACCAAGTTTTCCAAAATCCTCTAA
- the ccoO gene encoding cytochrome-c oxidase, cbb3-type subunit II, with translation MANSNNEGGFSHGAIESNNGLMIVLILIVLLFGGLVEIVPLFFQKTTTQAVAGLKPYTALELAGRDIYTREGCYNCHSQMIRPFRAETLRYGHYSLAGEFVYDHPFQWGSKRTGPDLHRIGGKYSDQWQITHLNNPRDLVPESIMPAYPWLSKAMVDADSLPAHMKGLRTVGVPYTDEDIAGAAEAVKGKTEMEALVAYLQGLGLHVK, from the coding sequence ATGGCGAATTCAAATAACGAAGGTGGTTTTTCCCACGGTGCCATCGAGTCCAACAATGGCTTGATGATTGTTTTGATCCTGATTGTTCTGTTGTTTGGTGGTTTGGTGGAAATTGTTCCGCTGTTCTTCCAAAAGACAACCACTCAAGCAGTTGCGGGTTTGAAACCCTATACCGCGCTTGAGTTGGCGGGGCGCGATATCTACACCCGTGAGGGCTGCTACAACTGCCACTCGCAGATGATCCGTCCGTTCCGGGCTGAAACGCTGCGTTATGGCCACTATTCGCTGGCGGGTGAGTTCGTTTACGACCATCCCTTCCAGTGGGGTAGCAAACGCACGGGGCCTGACCTGCACCGTATCGGCGGCAAGTACAGCGACCAATGGCAGATCACCCATTTGAACAACCCGCGTGATCTGGTGCCTGAGTCGATCATGCCTGCGTACCCCTGGTTGTCCAAGGCGATGGTGGATGCAGACAGTCTCCCTGCTCACATGAAAGGTCTTCGTACGGTTGGTGTTCCCTACACGGATGAAGACATCGCTGGTGCAGCTGAGGCTGTGAAAGGTAAAACCGAGATGGAAGCACTGGTTGCTTACCTGCAAGGTTTGGGTCTGCACGTCAAATAA
- the ccoS gene encoding cbb3-type cytochrome oxidase assembly protein CcoS, with amino-acid sequence MDIMYLLVPLSVVLVFFIIGGVWWAIYRGQFEDVDKEGERILKD; translated from the coding sequence ATGGACATCATGTATTTGTTGGTCCCGCTTTCGGTGGTTCTGGTGTTTTTTATCATTGGCGGCGTCTGGTGGGCGATATACCGCGGGCAATTTGAGGATGTTGACAAAGAAGGCGAGAGAATACTTAAAGATTGA
- a CDS encoding universal stress protein, with protein MYEKILVATDGSPLSKTAVNSAISLAALCQAELVVIKVVPQYPQSYFEGGLALQATEVGRIEQQWAEEGQAVVDEVKKDAELKGVTTLAVTVKSDIVSDAIISTAKKHHCDLIVMASHGRKGVKRLLLGSETQQVLTHSHIPVLVLR; from the coding sequence ATGTATGAAAAGATTCTTGTGGCCACAGACGGTTCGCCACTGTCAAAAACCGCCGTCAACAGCGCCATTTCGCTGGCGGCACTGTGCCAGGCAGAGCTGGTGGTGATCAAGGTGGTGCCGCAGTACCCACAAAGTTATTTTGAAGGTGGGCTGGCGCTGCAAGCCACCGAGGTCGGTCGCATTGAACAACAATGGGCCGAAGAAGGTCAGGCGGTGGTGGACGAGGTAAAAAAAGACGCTGAACTCAAAGGCGTGACGACCCTGGCGGTGACGGTCAAATCCGACATCGTCTCCGACGCCATCATCTCGACCGCCAAGAAACACCACTGCGACCTGATCGTGATGGCCTCCCATGGCCGCAAGGGTGTCAAACGCCTGCTGCTGGGCAGCGAAACCCAGCAAGTGCTGACACACTCCCACATCCCGGTGCTGGTTTTGCGTTAA
- a CDS encoding heavy metal translocating P-type ATPase, which translates to MSFPIDADRPPAQLEAVAGRGAADAVPQPDVQEDLRVLDDEQEWSAFSRPDVGHAGCWESNVMIEGMHCAACALTVEDALKRVPGVLSADVSASSQRAKVVWDAQSVQPSRWMQALAGSGYRALPANDTFARERRRVEARKALWRVMVAGLCMMQVMMYAYPAYVAEPGDLSMEMEQLLRWASWVLTLPVILFSCSPFFANAWRDIVHRRVSMDLPVALGMLITFVVSTAGTFEPQGMFGHEVYFDSLTMFVFFLLAGRWFELRLRDRTAGALEALMNRLPDSVFRQQADGVFERVPVRRLQREDIIQVRPGEAFPADGVVVRGQTSVDESLLTGESRPVARAEGDAVISGSHNLAGVVLVRVERLGQETRFAQIVSLMESASTSKPQLARMADTVAKPFLIGVLIAAALACAYWWDTDPEHALMVAVSVLVVTCPCALSLATPAAMLSAAGALAQRGVLVRRLDAFEALAAVDTVMFDKTGTLTRDAMVLGAIQVADGLDPQQALAMAAALAQQSLHPASRALEVAAAQRGLLGRWQVADVVELPGRGLSAKLALAGDANSAIEVRLGSAEHCGVTQADSDTLKVHLVDAQRWLASFELQEDVRADAASTIASLKARGLQVSLLSGDASDAARLVAGAVGIDVFKGQCSPQDKLDFLRQAQLDKRKVAVVGDGLNDGPVLAGAHASFAFGQAVPLAQAQADFLVSGSRLGDVDQAIGLARRTMTVVRQNLWWAAAYNAICVPLAVAGWLPAWLAGIGMASSSLLVVANALRLSRLQPINKEI; encoded by the coding sequence ATGAGTTTTCCCATCGATGCTGACCGCCCCCCCGCCCAACTGGAAGCTGTTGCTGGCCGTGGCGCGGCAGATGCTGTGCCACAGCCTGATGTGCAGGAGGACTTGCGGGTTCTGGATGATGAGCAGGAGTGGTCGGCTTTCAGCCGCCCGGACGTCGGTCACGCGGGGTGCTGGGAGTCCAATGTCATGATCGAAGGCATGCACTGCGCGGCCTGTGCGCTGACGGTGGAGGACGCACTCAAACGTGTGCCCGGCGTGTTGTCTGCCGATGTCAGCGCCAGCAGCCAGCGAGCCAAGGTGGTGTGGGACGCGCAGTCGGTGCAGCCGTCGCGCTGGATGCAGGCGCTGGCGGGATCGGGTTACCGGGCGCTGCCAGCCAACGACACGTTTGCCCGGGAGCGGCGCCGGGTCGAGGCACGCAAGGCTTTGTGGCGGGTGATGGTGGCCGGCCTGTGCATGATGCAGGTGATGATGTACGCCTACCCGGCCTATGTGGCCGAACCGGGCGATTTGTCGATGGAGATGGAGCAGCTGCTGCGCTGGGCCTCCTGGGTGTTGACGCTGCCGGTCATCTTGTTTTCCTGCAGTCCGTTTTTTGCCAACGCCTGGCGCGACATCGTGCACCGCCGTGTCAGCATGGACCTGCCGGTGGCGCTGGGCATGCTGATCACTTTTGTGGTGAGTACCGCAGGCACCTTTGAGCCCCAGGGCATGTTTGGTCATGAGGTGTACTTTGACTCCCTGACCATGTTCGTTTTCTTTTTGCTGGCCGGGCGCTGGTTTGAATTGCGTCTGCGCGACCGCACAGCCGGTGCGCTCGAGGCCCTGATGAACCGTTTGCCCGACAGCGTGTTTCGGCAACAAGCCGACGGCGTGTTCGAGCGGGTTCCGGTGCGGCGGTTGCAGCGTGAGGACATCATCCAGGTACGCCCCGGCGAGGCCTTCCCGGCCGATGGGGTGGTGGTGCGCGGCCAGACCTCGGTGGATGAGTCGCTGCTGACCGGTGAGTCCAGGCCGGTGGCGCGTGCCGAGGGTGATGCGGTGATCTCGGGCAGCCACAACTTGGCAGGCGTGGTCTTGGTCCGGGTGGAACGCCTCGGTCAGGAAACCCGTTTTGCACAGATTGTCAGTCTGATGGAAAGCGCATCCACCAGCAAACCCCAACTCGCCCGGATGGCCGACACCGTGGCCAAGCCGTTTCTGATCGGGGTGCTGATTGCGGCCGCGCTGGCCTGCGCCTACTGGTGGGACACCGACCCGGAACATGCCCTGATGGTGGCGGTGTCGGTGCTGGTGGTGACCTGTCCTTGTGCCTTGTCGCTGGCCACTCCGGCTGCGATGTTGTCGGCAGCCGGTGCGCTGGCGCAACGGGGTGTGCTGGTGCGCCGGCTCGATGCTTTTGAAGCCCTCGCCGCAGTTGATACCGTGATGTTTGACAAAACCGGCACACTCACGCGCGACGCCATGGTGCTGGGCGCCATCCAGGTGGCAGACGGGCTGGACCCACAGCAGGCGCTGGCCATGGCGGCGGCGCTGGCACAGCAATCCCTGCACCCGGCCTCGCGGGCACTCGAGGTGGCGGCAGCGCAGCGCGGTTTGTTGGGACGCTGGCAGGTGGCCGATGTGGTGGAGTTGCCAGGGCGTGGTTTGAGCGCCAAGCTGGCCCTTGCAGGGGATGCCAACTCGGCCATCGAGGTGCGGCTGGGCTCGGCCGAACACTGTGGTGTGACACAAGCTGATTCAGACACCTTGAAGGTCCACCTGGTGGATGCGCAGCGCTGGCTGGCTAGCTTTGAGCTTCAGGAAGACGTTCGCGCCGATGCGGCAAGCACCATTGCCAGCTTGAAGGCGCGTGGTTTGCAGGTGTCATTGTTGTCGGGTGATGCCAGTGACGCGGCCCGCCTGGTGGCAGGGGCGGTGGGCATTGATGTGTTCAAAGGCCAGTGCTCACCGCAGGACAAGCTCGACTTTCTGCGTCAGGCTCAGCTTGACAAGCGCAAGGTGGCGGTCGTGGGGGACGGTCTCAACGATGGTCCCGTGCTGGCCGGGGCGCACGCCTCGTTTGCATTTGGCCAGGCGGTGCCGCTGGCGCAGGCTCAGGCCGATTTTCTGGTGTCGGGCAGTCGGCTGGGTGATGTTGACCAAGCGATCGGCCTGGCCCGACGCACCATGACGGTGGTCAGGCAGAATCTGTGGTGGGCGGCAGCCTACAACGCGATTTGTGTTCCGCTGGCTGTGGCGGGTTGGTTGCCCGCCTGGCTCGCCGGTATCGGCATGGCCAGCAGCTCGCTGCTGGTGGTGGCCAATGCCCTTCGGCTGTCCCGCTTGCAGCCGATCAACAAGGAGATTTGA
- the ccoN gene encoding cytochrome-c oxidase, cbb3-type subunit I, producing the protein MAFVNSQATTYSDKVVRQFAIMTVVWGVVGMLVGVIIAAQLAWPELNLGISYLSFGRLRPLHTNAVIFAFGGCGLFATSYYVVQRTCHVRLFAEKLAAFTFWGWQIVILSAALSLPLGFTSGKEYAELEWPIDILITVIWVSYAIVFFGTVGTRKVKHIYVANWFFGAFILAVALLHLVNSAAIPVGAMKSYSAYAGVQDAMVQWWYGHNAVGFFLTAGFLGMMYYFIPKQAGRPVYSYRLSIVHFWALIFTYMWAGPHHLHFTALPDWTQSVGMVFSLILLAPSWGGMINGIMTLSGAWHKLRDDPILRFLIVSLSFYGMSTFEGPMMSIKTVNALSHFTDWTVGHVHSGALGWVGMVTMGSMYYLIPRLFGQKQMYSVKAIEVHFYTATIGIVLYIAALWIAGVMQGLMWRSINADGTLTYTFVESVKASFPFYVLRLVGGLLYLGGMVVMLWNTIKTATSGRAVSVNIPAVAAHA; encoded by the coding sequence ATGGCATTTGTAAATTCGCAGGCGACGACGTACAGCGATAAAGTTGTACGGCAGTTCGCCATCATGACCGTGGTCTGGGGTGTGGTGGGCATGCTGGTTGGCGTGATCATTGCTGCACAACTGGCATGGCCTGAGCTGAACCTTGGTATTTCCTACCTGTCTTTTGGTCGCTTGCGACCCTTACACACCAATGCTGTGATTTTTGCGTTTGGCGGCTGCGGCTTGTTTGCGACGTCTTACTATGTTGTCCAGCGGACCTGCCATGTTCGGCTTTTTGCTGAGAAGCTGGCGGCCTTCACCTTCTGGGGCTGGCAAATCGTGATTTTGTCGGCAGCGCTGTCCTTGCCACTGGGTTTCACCAGCGGTAAGGAATATGCTGAGCTGGAATGGCCGATTGACATCCTGATCACGGTGATCTGGGTCTCGTACGCCATCGTGTTTTTTGGCACGGTGGGTACACGCAAGGTCAAACACATCTACGTGGCCAACTGGTTCTTCGGTGCCTTCATTTTGGCGGTTGCTTTGCTGCACTTGGTCAACAGTGCGGCCATTCCGGTGGGGGCCATGAAGTCTTATTCTGCTTACGCAGGTGTGCAAGATGCCATGGTGCAATGGTGGTATGGCCACAATGCGGTGGGCTTCTTCTTGACCGCAGGTTTTCTGGGTATGATGTATTACTTCATCCCTAAGCAGGCCGGTCGCCCGGTGTATTCGTACCGTCTGTCGATTGTTCACTTCTGGGCACTGATCTTCACCTACATGTGGGCGGGTCCCCACCACTTGCATTTCACCGCGCTGCCTGACTGGACCCAATCGGTGGGTATGGTGTTCTCCCTGATCCTTTTGGCACCCAGCTGGGGTGGCATGATCAACGGCATCATGACCTTGTCTGGTGCCTGGCACAAACTGCGTGACGACCCCATCCTGCGTTTCTTGATCGTTTCCCTGTCGTTCTACGGCATGTCGACCTTCGAAGGCCCGATGATGTCCATCAAGACGGTGAATGCCTTGTCTCACTTCACCGACTGGACTGTGGGCCACGTGCACTCGGGCGCCTTGGGTTGGGTGGGTATGGTCACCATGGGTTCCATGTATTACCTGATTCCTCGCCTGTTCGGTCAGAAGCAGATGTACAGCGTCAAAGCCATTGAAGTCCACTTCTACACGGCCACGATTGGTATCGTGCTCTACATCGCCGCACTGTGGATCGCTGGTGTGATGCAGGGTCTGATGTGGCGTTCGATCAATGCCGACGGCACCTTGACCTACACGTTTGTTGAATCCGTGAAGGCCAGCTTCCCGTTCTATGTCTTGCGCTTGGTGGGTGGTTTGTTGTATCTGGGCGGTATGGTCGTGATGCTTTGGAACACGATCAAAACAGCGACCAGTGGACGGGCTGTGTCAGTCAACATCCCTGCTGTTGCAGCGCACGCTTGA
- the ccoP gene encoding cytochrome-c oxidase, cbb3-type subunit III, translating into MSDFVNGFWSMYVAGLVVVSILACLVLLVMSGKAKAMTASDNTTGHVWDDDLREMNNPLPRWWSYLFVLTVIFGFGYLALYPGLGSYPGLLGWTSSGLHAAEIKQGEEQTAPVYARFANMTPQDIAKDPAAMAIGERLYSNNCAQCHASDAQGNKGFPNLTDGDWLHGGTPEKITETIQLGRVGNMPPMAAALGTEDDVKNVAQYVLSLSGSPHDAAKAALGKEKFAVCAACHGEDGKGMQALGSANLTDNIWLHGFGEKAIIERINNGVVNVMPAQAYHLTEPQIKVLTSYIWGLSNKQ; encoded by the coding sequence ATGAGTGATTTTGTAAACGGATTCTGGTCCATGTATGTCGCGGGCCTGGTCGTTGTGAGTATTCTTGCGTGCCTGGTTCTGCTGGTCATGTCGGGCAAAGCCAAGGCCATGACCGCCAGTGACAACACCACCGGCCATGTGTGGGATGACGATCTGCGCGAGATGAATAACCCGCTGCCCAGGTGGTGGAGTTATTTGTTTGTGCTGACCGTGATCTTTGGTTTTGGCTACCTGGCGCTGTACCCAGGTCTGGGAAGTTACCCGGGCCTGCTGGGCTGGACCTCCAGTGGTCTGCATGCTGCCGAGATCAAACAAGGTGAGGAACAGACCGCGCCGGTGTATGCACGTTTTGCCAACATGACGCCTCAAGACATCGCCAAGGATCCGGCGGCGATGGCCATTGGTGAACGTTTGTACAGCAATAACTGCGCGCAATGTCATGCGTCTGATGCCCAAGGCAACAAGGGTTTCCCGAACCTGACCGATGGCGATTGGCTGCACGGTGGTACACCTGAGAAGATCACTGAGACCATCCAGCTGGGTCGGGTCGGCAACATGCCACCGATGGCCGCAGCGCTTGGTACCGAAGACGATGTCAAGAACGTGGCTCAGTACGTGTTGAGCCTGTCAGGCAGCCCGCACGATGCGGCCAAGGCCGCTCTTGGCAAAGAGAAGTTTGCTGTCTGTGCCGCCTGCCATGGCGAAGATGGCAAAGGTATGCAAGCCCTGGGGTCCGCCAATTTGACAGACAACATCTGGCTGCACGGTTTTGGTGAAAAGGCCATCATCGAACGCATCAACAACGGCGTGGTTAATGTCATGCCTGCACAGGCCTACCATTTGACTGAGCCGCAAATCAAGGTGCTGACGTCTTACATCTGGGGTCTGTCCAACAAGCAGTAA
- a CDS encoding cbb3-type cytochrome oxidase subunit 3, protein MEIDVNTARVVVTLLSFVMFIGIMVWAYSSKNASEFDEAGKLPFDQD, encoded by the coding sequence ATGGAAATTGATGTCAACACTGCAAGAGTTGTGGTTACTTTGCTGAGCTTTGTCATGTTCATCGGGATCATGGTGTGGGCTTATTCCAGCAAGAACGCTTCTGAATTCGATGAGGCCGGGAAACTGCCTTTCGATCAAGACTGA